The DNA window TGGGATGGCTCCTAAACCTTTTGGGTTGATGCCTGAATTGCTCTCCATTAAGGATGCGTTTGTGATTCCGTTTCCACCACCAGCGATTCAAGGATTAAGCAACTATGGTGGTTTTGAGTTCCAATTGCAGGACAAAGCAAATCAAGGTTTCCCCGTGATCGAACAGACAATGGGAGCCTTACTAGGTAAAGCAAGTACCTATCCTGATCCCAGTCGTCCGATTTTGTCAGGATTGCGCCCTAACTTCAATGGCAATACTCCACAGTTGACCGTGGAAGTCGATCGCGTCAGAGCCAATGCTTTGCAAGTCTCTTTACAAGATATTTATAGTACTTTGCAGACCCTTCTCGGTTCGCAGTATGTCAATGATTTCAATACCTTTGGGCGAACTTATCGAGTTTATGTCCAAGCCGATGCTCAGTTCCGTTCCAATCCTGACGATATCAATAAACTCTATGTGCGATCGCAAACAGGACAGAGCATTCCACTCAGTAATTTGGTAAAAGTTACCCAAACCGTTGGGCCCTCGATCATCAATCATTATAATCTTTTCCGCTCTGTCCAAATCACAGGTAACACTGCCCCTGGGGTCAGTTCTGGACAAGCGATCGATGCGATTAGTAAGATTGCCAGCGAAGTTCTGCCTAAGAGCTTTGGTTATGAGTGGGCGGGATTATCCCTCGAAGAAATTGGCTCTGGTAATAGTGCCTTCTTTATCTTCGGACTAGGAGTAGTATTTGTATTCCTAGTTCTCGCGGCTCAGTACGAGAATTATATCGATCCGATTATCATTATGCTGACCGTACCGTTAGCAGTATTGGGCGCTCTTTTGGCAGTAATGTTTCGAGGGCTATTAAATCCTAGTTTTGCCAATGATGTCTATACTCAAATTGGTTTAGTGATGTTAATTGGGATGGCAAGTAAAAATGCTATTTTGATTGTGGAATTTGCCAATCAATTGAGAGAACAGGGCTTAAGCATTACTAAAGCCGTAATCGAGGCTTCACAGCAAAGGTTGCGTCCAATTCTGATGACTGCCTTCTCGACAATTATCGGGATCTTCCCGCTTGTGATTGCCACAGGAGCAGGAGCGTCAGCGCGTCAGTCGATTGGTACTGCGGTAATGGGTGGTATGTGTGTAGCTACATTTCTGAGTCTGTTCATCGTTCCTATTCTTTACATCGTTATCAAGAATATCGAAGAGCGGATGAAGATTAGTTTACAAAAATAAAAGAAGGGGCGCAAAGCGCCCCTTCTTTTATGGATTTATCAATTCTTTCATTTCACGAATCGCTCTTTCTAAGCCAACTAATACCGCACGGCTGATAATGCTATGTCCAATATTTAGCTCCTCCATTCCTGCAATTTGAGAAACTGCACGGGTATTCCAATAGGTTAAGCCATGTCCTGAATTAAGCCTTAATCCTAACTCGATCGCTAAAGCTCCGTTTTTAGTTAAGGCTGCCAACTCACGTTTAAGCTCTTCGTCATTTTTGGCATTGGCATAAGTTCCTGTATGTAACTCCACAAATTTTGCACCCGTTCGCGCTGAAGCCTGAATTTGCTCCGTTTCTGCATCGACAAATAAACTTACAGGAATACCTGCGCCCTGTAATTGATGCACAAATTTACCTAAGCGATCGCATTGAGCCTTAACATTCAAGCCGCCTTCAGTCGTAACTTCTTCGCGGCGTTCAGGTACGAGCGTAATATAGTCGGGTTTAACATCAAGAGCGATCGCCACCATTTCAGGAGTTGCTGCCATTTCTAGATTTAGACGAGTCCGAACAGTTTGCCTCAACAGACGTACATCACGCTCTTGGATATGACGACGATCTTCGCGTAAATGTACTGTGATCCCATCAGCGCCAGCTAACTCGGCAATCACGGCAGCTGCCACGGGATCTGGTTCAGTCCCTCGACGAGCTTGGCGAATGGTGGCAATATGATCGATATTTACTCCGAGTGTAGGCAAAACTTTTTCCTCACAATATTTAAAAATTATCTATAGCAATCCTAAATCATCTATAGCAATCCCATATGTTTTATAAGTGAGTACCCTTCGGTGCAATTTCTTACCAAACATTTAATCTCAGAAATTAGGATTGCTATCTGTGAGAAGCTTTTTTCTACTGAAATCAAATAGGACTGCTATGTATTTCTACTTATATGATACTAGAATAAATTCAAGCCTAGAAAGCAAAAATGGCGGTTTTTGTCTCTTTTTACTATTTAACTTTGCTAGACAAAATCACTCATATTCGCATACGATCATGAACCGCCAAAAAAATCCTAAGCATAAATGACCTCTGACAAAATGAAGTTGCTGGTTGCAGAAGCCGTTACCGCCCTTGCACCAACATTTACCCAAATCGATCTCCATGTAAAGAAAAACCTCGAACGGGTTTTGCAGGCTTTTCGCGATCGCCGTGTGGGGGCGCATCATTTCGCCAGCGTGTCAGGATACGGGCATGGTGATATGGGACGCGATGTTTTAGATCAGGTCTTCGCGCAAATAATGGGCGCAGAATCTGCTGCCGTGCGCGTACAATTTGTCTCAGGAACCCACGCGATCGCCTGTTGTTTATTTGGGATTTTACGACCCCTTGACGAACTTTTATCAGTTGCGGGTGCACCCTACGACACTCTCGAAGAAGTAATCGGCTATCCTCTCACATCTGATAGTCAAGGAACAGCTTATGCAGGCTCACTCAAGGATTTTGGAATCACCTATCGACAGGTGGAACTAACTCCCGCAGGAGGTATGAATTGGGAAGCCTTGGCAACAGCCGTCAAACCACAGACTCGCATGGTCTTGATTCAGCGATCATGTGGCTATGCATGGAGAGAGAGTTTATCCATTGCCGATATTGAACGCATCATTAAATTGGTAAAACAGCAAAATCCAAATACGGTCTGCTTTGTGGATAACTGTTATGGTGAATTTATTAGCGATCGCGAACCAACTGCGATCGGAGCGGATATTATCGCAGGTTCTCTAATTAAAAATCCTGGTGGCACGATCGCTACTGCTGGCGGATATATAGCTGGTAAAGCTGAATATGTAGAGCTAGCAGCCCAACGACTTACCGCACCTGGGATTGGGCGTGAAGGCGGTGCAACTTTTGATCTCAATCGTTTACTCTTTCAAGGTCTATTTCTTGCGCCACAAATGGTTGGCGAAGCGATGAAAAGTAGCCACCTTGCTGCCTATGTGTTTGATCAACTAGGCTACAAAGTCAAACCACTTCCCTTTGAGACACGTCGCGATATTATTCAAGCGATTCAACTTGGTGATTCCAAAAAGTTGATTGAATTCTGCCGTAATCTCCAACGTTTCTCTCCCATAGATTCCTATGTCGATCCTATCCCAGGAGAAATGCCAGGATATGTCAGTCAGTTAGTTATGGCAGGCGGAACTTTTATCGATGGCAGCACCTTAGAACTCTCAGCCGATGGGCCATTGCGTGAACCTTACACGGTATTTTTACAAGGTGGAACTCATTGGACGCATCTAGCGATCGCTCTCGAAAATTTCCAGATTGAAGATTTATCGTAATACAACGCTTTGCGCTCAAACTCGAACCAAAAAAATCATTAAAAGTGTTGCTTTACAACACTTTTATACAAAGCACAAAATGGCGTAGCCATTTTGTGCTTTTAAAACCCTTGATGGGTTTGATTTTAAATTAACAAATTACTTGTCAAATGCTTCAATTATAAAAGTTGTATTATCTGCAAGAAATTGGGAAGCAGGTTCAGTATCAAGTGGCTTTGCAAATAAATATCCTTGACCGTAGCATCTTCCTAGATAAGAGCAAAATAGGGATTTGAGCATTTCTAGTTGCCGAGGTGTCTCTATCCCTTCAACTACAACACTCTTTCCTAATGTAAAAGCTAATGTACCAATAGCTTTTACAATTATCCATTCTTCATTATTAATAAAAGATCGGTCTATTTTTAGAATGTCTATGGGAAAGTCAGTTAGTCTTCTTAGTGATGAATAGCCTGTACCGAAGTCATCAATACAAAACTGAATTCCTAAATCTTTTAAATGATCGAGAATCTGTAAAGTGCGATCGCGATCGCCCATGACTGTACTTTCAGTTATTTCTAGCTTAAGACAATGTGGATTGATTTGATATTCGCTTAAAATTCCGCGAATATATTCTACCAAGTTAAACTCTGAGAGTTGCTTTGTAGATACATTTACACTCATCGTCAAATCAGTATAATCAGGGAAAGTTTCTTGCCAAATTTTTAACTGTTGACAAGCAGTTCTCAACACCCACCGCCCAACTGAATAAATCAAATCTGTTTTTTCGATAATATCAATAAAATCAATAGGAGCAAGTAAGCCTTGCATTGGATGTTGCCAGCGAATTAGCGCTTCAAAGCCAGTGATTACATCGGTCTGTAAATTGACAATTGGTTGATAGAACAATCTCAACGATTGAATCTCTATAGCCTCTTTTACCTCCGCGTATAGATCCCAATTAAATCCTGTTAGCGAAGAAATTTCTTTTTGTAAGCTAATATTTTGAATTTCTAAAAGTTTAGTTTGTTCTAAAAGTTGTGCTTGCAATGAGTTTACCCGTAAGTGAGTCTCTACTCTTGCTAGTACTTCGATTAAATGAAAAGGCTTATTAATAAAATCTATGCCACCAACTGCAAACGCTTCAACCTTCTCTTCTACATTTTCAATTGCGCTAATAAAGATTATGGGGATCTGCTGAGTTGCTGGATTATTTTTGAGATTACCACAAACTTGGTATCCATCCATCTCAGGCATTTTAATATCTAGTAAAATCAAGCTTGGCATATGGGCTTTGGCAAGATCAATAGCATCGATTCCATTTGCAGCTTCTAAAACAGCATAGCCTTGGTTGGCTAGCATAATTGATAGAATTTGCAGGTTATATCGAGTGTCATCAACAACAAGAATGGTGATCTTACTTTTACTCATTAGGAGCAGGAAATTTAGCGAGTCAATTAGCGATTATATAGCGTTTATAGCATCTCTCTGATCTGTTATATACAGATTTAGAGGGTTAAGTTATTAATTTAAATAAGCTCGATGTACTAAGCTTATCCAAGAATAGGTCATTAAAAATTTAGATAGTGATCTCCGCGAAACTAAAACCCAGAGTCATAATCCATAGATCGTCACCATGCAGCGGGGATCATGGATTATAATTCTTGGTTTTATGTTTAGCAGAGCCTACCTACTTAGTAAAATTCTTAATTTGAAATTGGTATAAAATAGGAAAGACCGATGCGATGAGAGCTTTATGGAGTCCGATCAATTGCCTGTAGAAGAAAATTTAGAGAAATCCTACCAAGACGCTGCCCCCGAGGTGATCGTAACATTAGAAAATGAATTAGACAAGGAGAACGTCGAAGCTTCTGATGAGTCAATAAATGAAAATATCCAGATAGATCGACCTCTATTTGACAATCGTGTCGAACTATCGACGGATCATAATGATGATGACATTGAATCTAAAAACTTAGAAACTGAGTCATTTATCCCAGAAACTATCGCAGAACCTGAACTAGAGCCGCAGCTACAAGATAGTCTCAACACCTCAGCAATATTAACAAGCATTAATCAACTTAAGCAAGAAGAATCCGATCTCAGGGGAGAGCTAGAGACACTTAGAAACATTAAGTCTAAAATCCTACAAGACCAGTTAGACGACTTACAGGCAGGCATTATTCGGTTAGCTCAAGCTGATGTGGCTCGTCTCGAATATCAAAAGCAAGAACTACAGGCAGCGATCGCAGTTCTTGAAAAGCGAAAAGAGCGTCTTGACAAAGAAATGACTAGCACCTACGCAGGTACATCTCAAGACATTGCGATCCGTGTTCAAGGTTTTAAAGACTATCTGGTTGGCAGCTTACAAGACTTAGTGGCTAGCGCTGAAAAACTAAACCTTGTAGCGCCCTCTACTCAGTCTGTAGCCGAAACTGTAGCACCTACAGAAAAGCCACCAACGAAAGAAGCTGAGCCATTACGCATATCAGAGCAGACCTTTTCTGAGTATAAACAAAGAGTTGATCAGCTTTTAGAGCGTTACCGCACCTTGCCTGATTACTATGGCCCAGCATGGAAGCTCAGACGAACCTTTGAGCAAGTCCATGCCGATCGCGTATCTAAGTGGTTTTTTGAGCAGTCTGGACGTGGCGCTATCCGCACTATGGGAACGCGCTTGCAAAATATTCTGGTCACTTCGGCAGCAATCTCAGTTTTAAAAGCAGTTTATGGTGAAAAATTGCGGGTACTAGTCCTCGCGACCTCGCCCGAACGTCTTGGCGAATGGCGGCGAGGTTTTCAAGATTGTCTGGGCTTGACCAGAGAGCATTTTGGCTCTGATAAAGGTATTGCCCTATTTGAAGATCCTGAGCCTCTCGCCACTAAAGGCGATCGCCTTGTCAAGGAAGGTCTCAGCCCTTTAGTAGTTATCGACGAGTCTGAAGAACTAATCGCTGTAGATTTGCTGCGATTTCCACTTTTAATTGCTTTTGGCGGTGCACCTGACGTTAAACCTGCGGCTCCATCGGCTTATATGAATCGCGACATAAATCGGGATAACAGCCGCGAAAGCTCCAACACTCGTGACTACATTCGTGAGGCTCCCCGCGATAATCCAAGAGACACGAGTCGCGATTATACACCGCCCAAAGAACGTGATAATCGTGATTATGGTGCAAGGGAATATCCGAGTCGTAATTATGGCGATCGCGACTCTCGTGATACTAGCTACGGAAATAATCGCGGACGGAATAATCAAGATTCTGATTGGGACTGGTAAAAAAAATAGGAGCGCAATGCGCTCCTATTTTTTTAAATAAAAGGGCGCATCGCGCCCTTTTTTATTTCTTAGCAGGTGCTACCTGAGGTGTAGCGGATTGCTTTGTGTTCTTGAGAATGTACTCAAACGAAGAACGCGAGGGTACAAACTGGAAGCGTTCGACTTCAGGGTTAGGCTTATTATCCTTGGACACCATCGAGTCTAGAACTTGGAAGAGTGAAGCAACTTGAATCTTAGTTGCCTTAGTCACATCGGGTTGATCTTTGCTAGCGCGATCGAGCAAATTTTGTAGATCAGTTTTATCAAGGAAGAAAGGCACAACTTGTTCCTTCTTGCCATTTTGATCAATGCTCATAGTTAGTAAGCCTTGGTTATTGGCTTGACCACCGATCGCAAAGAAAACAGGCACATTAGGGATTTTGTCAGCCGCAACTCCTTGCGAAGTCAAGATTGTCCTTGCTGAGTCAATACTTGCCTTAGCAGGGATAAACTGGAATACGACTTTTTTGTCTTTGTTTTCACGAATTACTTTATAGGCATCATTCATCGATCGCACAATGATCTGCGCCTTTTTACCAACTTCAGGATTCGACTTTTGGACTTGACTGAGCATCATTTGGGCTTCGTCGGGACCAAGGAAGAAAAACAAAAGCTGGCTATCATCAGGCTTAGCATTTGGTTGCTGAGGAACTGCACCTAGAAGAGGCGAGCCTTTATCATCAGTAATCGTGAAAATGGGAATACTGCCCAATCTCTCCAAAACTTGAGCTTCGGTGAGGGCTTCAGCTTTGAGAGTAAATATGGGACTAACAGCGATCGCCCCTGCGACACCTGCGGTGGCTGCTAGACTAACCAACGACTTGAATACGGACATATTTCTCCTAGCTACAATACTATTTATGAGGTTTATTGGGAATTTGGGATACACAACAGTGTGAATGAGCCTTGAAAAGTTAAAAGTCAAAGATAATCATTGTCCGAAAGTAACTTTCTGGCAACTTTAACAATATTTCACGCAAAAAGACAACCTTTTTATACCAGCTTCAAACTAGTTTGTGCGTATATTGTTACCTTCTAAGACTCGAATATCATAAGTATAGTTCCTAAACCCCAGAGATGAAGTTGCGGCGCTTCGCGCCGCAACTTCATCTTTCGGTTTTGCGTTAGTGCAATTAACGTAGGATGAGTTAGCGATCGCGTAACCCATCATTTTTGATTAATAGATGCGTTACGTTGCACTAACGCATCCTACAAATAATTAAGCCTTCTTACTTAACTAGCGATGTTATGCCACAAGACGAAAACTTTCTTAGCTTTGATGAGATTTTTGAGGAGCTAAATTATCGCCAAGCACAGCGCACATTACGAGATATTGTCGCAAATCTAGACTTGTCAGAACGAGAGCGACGTGGACTAGAGGAACCGCTAGAAGAGCTGCAACAAATGCTAGATAAGCTAGAGCGCCAAGTTTTGCAAATAGCAGTATTTGGCATGGTGGGGCGTGGCAAATCGTCGGTACTTAATGCGCTAATGGGTGGTCAAGTTTTTGAGACTGGCCCCTTGCATGGTGTGACTACAAGTCGGCAAGCCGCAGAGTGGCAAATATCACGAGAGGCGATGCAAACTAATGGCGATCGCACGATTCTCAAAGCATCATTTCAGGGACGAGGTGAGGCAAGAATCGAGTTGATTGATACCCCTGGGATCGATGAGGTGGATGGCGAAGGCAGGGCAGAACTAGCGAAACGGATTGCTCAACAAGCAGATTTAATTTTATTTATCGTCGCGGGCGATATCACTAAAGTTGAATATGATGCGCTGTCGGAACTGAGAGGGGCGAGTAAACCGATTTTGCTAGTCTTCAACAAAATCGACCAATATCCGCCTGAAGACCGCATCGCTATATACGCGAAAATTCGCGATGAGCGGGTGCGTGAGTTATTAACTGAAGATGAAATTGTGATGACTGCTGCTTCACCATTGGTCGCCAAAGCGATCCGTCAGCCCGATGGCTCCTTTGAAGCCGAACTGGTCAATGGGAAGCCCCAAATCGAAGATTTAAAGCTAAAAATTTTGGAGGTGCTCGATCGCGAAGGCAAATCTCTGATCGCTTTAAACACAATGATGTTTGCGGATATGGTGCAGGAGCGAGTGGTACAGCGCAAAATGTTTGTGCGCGATCGCCAAGCCAATCGCATCATCTGGAATTGTGTAATTACCCAAGCTGTGGCGATCGCCGTTAACCCATTCACTGTAATTGATGTCATCAGTGCCGCAATTATCGATATTTCAATGATCGTGGCGCTATCTAAGCTTTATGGCATCAACATGAGCAATCGTGGCGCAATTTCACTGATGCAAAAAATTGCGATCGGCATGGGCGGCATTAGTGCCAGTGAATTTCTTGCCACATTCGGATTGAGTTCTCTCAAAGGCTTACTGGGCATTGCTGCGCCTGTGACTGGTGGTTTAACTTTGGGTGGGTATGTGTCAGTTGCGATCGCCCAAGCAGGTGTGGCAGGATTCTCCACCTACGCCCTTGGACTAGTCACCAAGGAATATCTCGCTAACGGTGCATCATGGGGAGCAGATGGGCCAAAAGCAGTTGTTAAAAGGATATTGGACACCATCGATGAAGACTCAATCCTAGCCAGAATCAAAGATGAACTCCGCGCCAAAATCGATCTACGTAGACTGAGAAAAACTTAGATTTGTAATAAATTATTCTCAATCTCTGCCCCTCTAAGGCGCTGGTTCCGCCCAGTGAGGAGCAGAAAGTCTTATTAAGCAAGGAATGTAGGAATCTGTTGTCAAAGCTGGTTAACGTGGTTTTTGAGCAAAAGTGCGTGTACACCCTGTTTTTGTGTTAGGTTACTGCCATACAAGATTCTTTTAATTAAAACCATAACCCTTACTATGCTTGGCTTTTACTTCCTCATATGGCGGAACCAGTGCCGACTTGTGTGACTAATACTATATTGAAATTCCAAATGTCTAGAAGAGATAGTTTGCATTTTGCATTACGTCACACACTCGAAAAAGACGGGTGGACAATTACGGATGATCCCTTGATTTTAGTTTTGGAACAAACACTTTTGAAGGCCGATCTAGGAGCCGAAAAGTTTTTAACTGCGGAAAAAGAAAATCGTAAAATTGCGGTAGAGGTCAAAGACTTTGATGCTGTTTCGGTGATTAGCGAGCTCGAAAAAACGATGGGACAGATTCAACTTTATCAATGGGCTTTAGATGTACAAGAGCCAGAACGGGAATTATTCCTAGCCGTGAGCCAATCCGTTTATATTAAGCACTTTCAAAAGCCCATTTTTCAGCTAGCCATCCAACGCAATAAAATCAATTTACTAGTTTACGAACCCGATCAGGAGGCAATTCTGCAATGGATAACCTATTAAGCCATGTAGATATTCTTAAAAAGACTCTACAAGAAGCAACGATCGCTCAACCCCGCTTACAAGCAATTAAACTTTATCCTGTCTGCGATATCGAATCTGGTCATTTTCTCGTTCTCGCTACTGGCTGGGACAAACAGCGCTGGATGGACACAATTTTATTTCACGCCCGTTTAGTCGAAGATAAAATCATCATCGAAGAAGATAACTTTGAAGAAGGCTTAACCACTGCTCTGATTGCCGCAGGGATTAGAAAAGAAGATATTATTAACAGTCTGGAAGCAGCGATCGCCGTTTGATTTTAAGATCAAAAAATCACTTCATCATTTTTATGGCAAAGCTCAGTAAAATCCTTATTTTCCCAATTAAATCCCTCGATCCAATCGCTTTAGATGCAGTCGAGATATCTGACGGTGGGGCATTAAAAGGCGATCGCGAATTTGCCATGTTTGATAAAAACGGAAAATACATCAATGCCAAGCGCTATTCTAAGATTCATTTAATTAGAGCAAAGTACGAATTAAGCAATCGACTAGTGCATTTGCAAATCCAAGAGCAGCAAGAAGTATCCACTTTTCATTTAGATCGCGATCGCATTGCGCTTACTAACTGGCTAAGCAAATTTTTTGAGCAACCTGTAGAACTTCGTCAAAATGTTAGTAATGGATTCCCTGATGATCCTGAAGCATGGGGTGCAACTGTAATCTCAGAGGCAACTCTTAGCAGTGTACAGAGTTGGTATGCAAGCCCCCAAATCAGTCTTGAGCAAATTCGCGATCGCTTCCGCACTAACTTAGAAATTGCTGATACCGAACCGTTTTGGGAAGATCATTTATTTGCTAAAGCTGGTGAAACAGTTCCCTTTAAAATTGGCGATGTTCAGTTTTTCGGCACAAATCCCTGTCAACGTTGTCCTGTGCCCACCCGTGATACATTAACTGGCGAAGTTTATCCCGAATTTCAAAAAATTTTCACTCGCCAAAGAGAAGCATCTTTACCAGCAAACATAGTGCGATCGCGTTTCAATCATTTTTATCGTCTTGCTCTAAATACACGCATTCCCATAATAGAGGCTGGCAAAGTTCTTAAAATAGGTGATATAGCTCTCTAACTTAAAAGTGAGTGGTGGCGCGAAACGCCGCCACTCACTTTTAAGTTTCACTTATTGAATACATTCTGTCGAGAAGCAAGCCTTGCTTTACCTGACGCAGCCCATTCTTGGAGAACTTGAATTTCCTGCTGGGCAGTTTGCGCTAAGGGCACAATTTGACTAGCAGCTTCGAGAATGTCATCGGTGGTAAAGTCGCGATTTTGACTGAAGCCGATATGCATTGCTTCGATAATGCCCTGCTCGATTTCTGCACCTGAGAAATCTGGCGTTTCGTAGGCGAGGCGATCGATATCGTAGGCGCGAGTATTGTGAGGGCGATATTTGCTTACATGCACCGAGAAAATCTGCGATCGCTCTTCTTGATTGGGTAAACCCACAAAAAACACCTCATCAAATCTGCCCTTTCGCAATAATTCGGGCGGCAAGGTGCGAATATTATTTGCAG is part of the Pseudanabaena sp. BC1403 genome and encodes:
- a CDS encoding pyridoxine 5'-phosphate synthase, which produces MPTLGVNIDHIATIRQARRGTEPDPVAAAVIAELAGADGITVHLREDRRHIQERDVRLLRQTVRTRLNLEMAATPEMVAIALDVKPDYITLVPERREEVTTEGGLNVKAQCDRLGKFVHQLQGAGIPVSLFVDAETEQIQASARTGAKFVELHTGTYANAKNDEELKRELAALTKNGALAIELGLRLNSGHGLTYWNTRAVSQIAGMEELNIGHSIISRAVLVGLERAIREMKELINP
- a CDS encoding aminotransferase class I/II-fold pyridoxal phosphate-dependent enzyme → MTSDKMKLLVAEAVTALAPTFTQIDLHVKKNLERVLQAFRDRRVGAHHFASVSGYGHGDMGRDVLDQVFAQIMGAESAAVRVQFVSGTHAIACCLFGILRPLDELLSVAGAPYDTLEEVIGYPLTSDSQGTAYAGSLKDFGITYRQVELTPAGGMNWEALATAVKPQTRMVLIQRSCGYAWRESLSIADIERIIKLVKQQNPNTVCFVDNCYGEFISDREPTAIGADIIAGSLIKNPGGTIATAGGYIAGKAEYVELAAQRLTAPGIGREGGATFDLNRLLFQGLFLAPQMVGEAMKSSHLAAYVFDQLGYKVKPLPFETRRDIIQAIQLGDSKKLIEFCRNLQRFSPIDSYVDPIPGEMPGYVSQLVMAGGTFIDGSTLELSADGPLREPYTVFLQGGTHWTHLAIALENFQIEDLS
- a CDS encoding EAL domain-containing protein codes for the protein MSKSKITILVVDDTRYNLQILSIMLANQGYAVLEAANGIDAIDLAKAHMPSLILLDIKMPEMDGYQVCGNLKNNPATQQIPIIFISAIENVEEKVEAFAVGGIDFINKPFHLIEVLARVETHLRVNSLQAQLLEQTKLLEIQNISLQKEISSLTGFNWDLYAEVKEAIEIQSLRLFYQPIVNLQTDVITGFEALIRWQHPMQGLLAPIDFIDIIEKTDLIYSVGRWVLRTACQQLKIWQETFPDYTDLTMSVNVSTKQLSEFNLVEYIRGILSEYQINPHCLKLEITESTVMGDRDRTLQILDHLKDLGIQFCIDDFGTGYSSLRRLTDFPIDILKIDRSFINNEEWIIVKAIGTLAFTLGKSVVVEGIETPRQLEMLKSLFCSYLGRCYGQGYLFAKPLDTEPASQFLADNTTFIIEAFDK
- a CDS encoding DUF3086 domain-containing protein gives rise to the protein MESDQLPVEENLEKSYQDAAPEVIVTLENELDKENVEASDESINENIQIDRPLFDNRVELSTDHNDDDIESKNLETESFIPETIAEPELEPQLQDSLNTSAILTSINQLKQEESDLRGELETLRNIKSKILQDQLDDLQAGIIRLAQADVARLEYQKQELQAAIAVLEKRKERLDKEMTSTYAGTSQDIAIRVQGFKDYLVGSLQDLVASAEKLNLVAPSTQSVAETVAPTEKPPTKEAEPLRISEQTFSEYKQRVDQLLERYRTLPDYYGPAWKLRRTFEQVHADRVSKWFFEQSGRGAIRTMGTRLQNILVTSAAISVLKAVYGEKLRVLVLATSPERLGEWRRGFQDCLGLTREHFGSDKGIALFEDPEPLATKGDRLVKEGLSPLVVIDESEELIAVDLLRFPLLIAFGGAPDVKPAAPSAYMNRDINRDNSRESSNTRDYIREAPRDNPRDTSRDYTPPKERDNRDYGAREYPSRNYGDRDSRDTSYGNNRGRNNQDSDWDW
- a CDS encoding Tic22 family protein, whose amino-acid sequence is MSVFKSLVSLAATAGVAGAIAVSPIFTLKAEALTEAQVLERLGSIPIFTITDDKGSPLLGAVPQQPNAKPDDSQLLFFFLGPDEAQMMLSQVQKSNPEVGKKAQIIVRSMNDAYKVIRENKDKKVVFQFIPAKASIDSARTILTSQGVAADKIPNVPVFFAIGGQANNQGLLTMSIDQNGKKEQVVPFFLDKTDLQNLLDRASKDQPDVTKATKIQVASLFQVLDSMVSKDNKPNPEVERFQFVPSRSSFEYILKNTKQSATPQVAPAKK
- a CDS encoding GTP-binding protein translates to MPQDENFLSFDEIFEELNYRQAQRTLRDIVANLDLSERERRGLEEPLEELQQMLDKLERQVLQIAVFGMVGRGKSSVLNALMGGQVFETGPLHGVTTSRQAAEWQISREAMQTNGDRTILKASFQGRGEARIELIDTPGIDEVDGEGRAELAKRIAQQADLILFIVAGDITKVEYDALSELRGASKPILLVFNKIDQYPPEDRIAIYAKIRDERVRELLTEDEIVMTAASPLVAKAIRQPDGSFEAELVNGKPQIEDLKLKILEVLDREGKSLIALNTMMFADMVQERVVQRKMFVRDRQANRIIWNCVITQAVAIAVNPFTVIDVISAAIIDISMIVALSKLYGINMSNRGAISLMQKIAIGMGGISASEFLATFGLSSLKGLLGIAAPVTGGLTLGGYVSVAIAQAGVAGFSTYALGLVTKEYLANGASWGADGPKAVVKRILDTIDEDSILARIKDELRAKIDLRRLRKT
- a CDS encoding XisH family protein, which gives rise to MSRRDSLHFALRHTLEKDGWTITDDPLILVLEQTLLKADLGAEKFLTAEKENRKIAVEVKDFDAVSVISELEKTMGQIQLYQWALDVQEPERELFLAVSQSVYIKHFQKPIFQLAIQRNKINLLVYEPDQEAILQWITY
- a CDS encoding element excision factor XisI family protein translates to MDNLLSHVDILKKTLQEATIAQPRLQAIKLYPVCDIESGHFLVLATGWDKQRWMDTILFHARLVEDKIIIEEDNFEEGLTTALIAAGIRKEDIINSLEAAIAV
- a CDS encoding MOSC domain-containing protein; this translates as MAKLSKILIFPIKSLDPIALDAVEISDGGALKGDREFAMFDKNGKYINAKRYSKIHLIRAKYELSNRLVHLQIQEQQEVSTFHLDRDRIALTNWLSKFFEQPVELRQNVSNGFPDDPEAWGATVISEATLSSVQSWYASPQISLEQIRDRFRTNLEIADTEPFWEDHLFAKAGETVPFKIGDVQFFGTNPCQRCPVPTRDTLTGEVYPEFQKIFTRQREASLPANIVRSRFNHFYRLALNTRIPIIEAGKVLKIGDIAL